The following proteins come from a genomic window of Bacteroidales bacterium:
- a CDS encoding nucleotidyltransferase domain-containing protein, which produces MATAIAQKLKNEDFGVKAVYLIGSSKNASSGPASDIDLMIHIDSREEQKILLEKWIEGWSHCLASVNDMLTGHYDAKGLIDLHIITDDDIKSKTSYAVKIGAHTDPARKLL; this is translated from the coding sequence ATGGCTACAGCCATTGCTCAGAAGTTAAAAAATGAAGATTTTGGCGTAAAAGCCGTTTACCTCATCGGCAGTTCAAAAAATGCCAGCAGCGGGCCGGCCAGCGATATTGATTTAATGATACACATAGATTCCCGTGAAGAGCAGAAAATACTTCTTGAAAAATGGATAGAAGGCTGGAGTCACTGCCTTGCCTCGGTGAATGACATGCTGACAGGGCATTATGACGCAAAGGGCCTGATTGACCTGCATATAATTACGGATGATGATATTAAGTCAAAGACAAGTTATGCAGTGAAAATCGGCGCACACACCGACCCTGCAAGAAAATTATTATAA